The nucleotide sequence agtttactgccattgctttcttcatgacttatacatgttcctatgactatgagattatgcaactcccgattaccggaggaacactttgtgtgctaccaaacatcacaacataactgggtgattataaaggtgctctataggtgtctccgatggtacttgttgacttcgcgtagatcgagattaggatttgtcactccgattgtcggagaggtatttgtgggccctctcggtaatgcacatcactataagccttgcaagcaatgcaactaatgagttagttgcgggatgatgcattacggaaatgagtaaagagacttgccggtaacgagattcaactaggtattgagataccgacgattgaatctcgggcaaataacacaccaatgacaaagggaacaacgtatgttgttatgcggtttgaccgataaagatcttcgtagaatatgtaggagccaatatgaacatccaggttccgctattggttattgaccggagacatgtctcgatcatgtctacatagttctcgaacccgtagggtccgcacgcttaacgttcggtgacgatccgtattatgagtttatgtgatttgatgtaccgaaggtagttcggagtcccggatgagatcggggacatggcgaggagtctcgaaatggtcgagacataaagatcgatatattggacgactatattcggacatcagaaaggttccgagtgatttagctatttttcggagtaccgaggagttatgggaatacggggaagaagtattgggcctcatgggccaagtagtctaagagaggaggcagggcgcgcgccccccttagcccaaaccgaattggactagggggccgggccccctttcctcctttcctccctctccttccttctccctttcCTCCTTTctttcctcctagtaggagtaggaaaggggagtcccactcctactaggaggaggactcctcctcctagcgcgccttgcaagggccggctggcctcccccttgctcctttatatacgggggcagggggcaccctagaacacacaagttgattgttccaagccgtgtgcggtgcccccctccaccgtaatccacctcgatcatatcgtagcggtgcttaggcgaagccctacgtttgtagcaacatcatcaccgtcatcacgccgtcgtgctgacggaactctctcgtgaagctctgctggatcggagttcgtgggacgtcatcgagttgaacgtgtgctgaactcggaggtgccgtctgtttggtacttggatcagtcaggtcgtgaagatgttcgactacatcaaccacgttctcataacgcttccgcttacggtctacaagggtacgtggacgatattctccccactcattgctatgcatcaccatgatcttgcgtgtgcgtaggaattttttttgaaattactgcgttccccaacacgatgATGATGAACCGGGTTGACAGAGAGGTAGACGgtggagacgttgtcgcagtagaccaccgtggcCTTACCAACGGGACATGAGAGCTCGTGAAGAAGCTGACGAAGCCAGGAACAATCGGCGACGACGTTGGCCACAACACGATACTCAATCTCGGCGCTAGACcgggagaccgtgggctgccgcttggacgaccatgaAACCAGGGATGGTCCAAGGAAGATGCAATAACCCGAAGTGGGGCGGTGGGTGTTCGGGCAGCCGACCCAGTcagcgtcggagtaggcgacaagATCAATGGCAGTGGAGGCGCGCAAAGTGGGACCAAGATCCATAGCACCACGGATGTAGCGTAGAATCCGCTTGACAGCGGTCCACtgaacgtctcgaggagcatgcatatgaaggcaGACCTACTGAACCGCATACTGAAGCTCCGATCAAGTGAGAGTGAcgtactgaagagcaccaacagTGGACTTGTAGAAAGCAacatccgaagcaggagaaccatcaGTAGCAGAGAgtttggccttcgtatcaacatgCGTGGCCGTGGGTTTGCAGTTAAGCATCCCAACACGGTCAAGGAGCTCATGAgcatacttccgctgatgaagaaagaacccatcaggacggcgcaccacctctacaccgaggaagtagtgcaacgaGCCCAAGTCCTTGATGGTAAACTCAGCGCGAAGACGATCTGTAAGCTGGCAAAGGAGCTCATGGGTGCATGCTGTTAGGATCATGTCGTCAACGTAGAGGAGCAAATACGTCGTGTCAGCGCCCTGGCGATAGATGAACAACGAAGCATCGGAGCGTGTTGAGCAGAAGCCGAGCTGACGAAGAAACattgcgatgcgctggtaccaggtgCGAGAGGCCTGCTTGAGCCCATATAATGAACGAGAAAGGAGGCACACTTGATCTGGACACGTCGGATCAACAAACCCGGTGGGATGCTGACAAAAAACCTGCTCGTCGAGgtgaccatgaagaaaggcgttggagacgtccatctgatgAACCGACCATGCATGAGAGTTCGCAAGTTGTAAAACAATGCGGATCGTCCCGGGCTTAACAACcagagcgaaggtgtcggtgaagtccatgcCGGCGCGTTATCGGAAGCCACAAACAACCCAAGGTGCCTTGTAGTGGTCAAGGGTGCCGTAGGGGCGAAActtgtgtttgaagacccacttccGGGTGATCACATTGGcgtgccgaggtcggggaagaagctGCCAAGTCCGGTTCCGCTGCAAtgcgtcgaactcctcctgcatcgcagcCATCCAAAGAGGATCACGAAGAGCGGCCCAAACCGAGGACATTAGATGAGATGGTGCAGACGTACCCATCCGAGGCGTAACGCGAGCTCGGACGGAAGACACCCATACGGGAGCATGTAACCGGACCGACCACGGGACCAGCCACGGGTGGAGGCCTGGCAGGACCAGCGGGCGCACCCACGGGAGAGGCAGACCCATTAGACAGGGCCGGGGCGGCAGAAGACGTCGGCGAGGCCGCATCATTCACGGGTTCCGCGGTGGCCGCGGGAGAGGCCGACCATGCCGGGGTGAAGGCCGCCGTGAGAGATGGCGTGGCAGCCGGGTGACGCCGACCCGGTGACGCCGGCTGGTGAGGGGGTCGCCCTAGGAGGCGTCGAAGCGGCCGCAGGCGAGGCCGACCATCGTGCGGGGGCACGGATGGGTGCGTCAAGCCCGAGGAGGCAGCCGCGGAAGGGCCCGACCCCGAGGGGGGCGCAGCGGGCGAGCGCTCAGGGGCGCCCAAGGCCGACAGAGGACGACGGCGCGGAGGACCCGCCGCGGTAGAGGATGAAGGTGCCACATGTTCCTGTGCAAAGGAAAAAACaagctcatcaaagtacacgtgCCGGTAGGTGATGACACGATGAGACACAGGGTCATGGCAGCGATAACCCTTTGTGTTGGCCGGGTAACCAAGGAAGAGACATAGAACGGAACGAGGAGCAAGTTTATGAGGTGCAGTGGCGGTGGTGTTAGGGTAGCAACGACAACCGAAAATCCGGAGGCCATCGTAGGAGGGAGGGGTGCCATATAGGAGATGGTCCAGCGTATAGTTCCAGCGCGAGCGACAGGGTCGGAGGTTAAtgaggagggtggcggtggcgagggcATCTGGCCAGAACTGGGAGGGCATGTATGCATGGAAAAGAAGGGTACACACACTCGTTGAGGGTGCGTAGGATGCGCTCGGTGCGATCGTTCTGTTGGGAGGTGTAAGGGCACGTGAGGCGAAACATGGTGCCATGGGAGGAAAGAAGGTGGTGAATGGTGAGGTTGTCAAATTCTTTGCCGTTGTCGGTTTGAAGTGCGAGTATGGGCCGCCCAAACTATGTGAAAACATAAGCATAAAATGCAATGAGGGCAGCGGGAACATTGGATTTCCTACAAAGAGGAAATGTCCACAGAAAGTTAGAATAATCATCCAGTATAACAAGATAGTGGAGATAACCAGAATTACTGGGTACTGGAGAGGTGCATACATCGCTATGAATAACTCAAACGAAGAAAAGCAACTGTGGATGAGGAAGTAAAAGGAAGGCGAACTTGTTTGCCTAACCGGCATGCTTCACAGGAGTGAGCGGCCGTTTTATTACATGAAAAAGAAAATCCTCTCATTATTTGATGAAGTGAAGAAGTGTTAGGATGCCCGAGACGAGCATGCCAAAGATCGACGCCGGTAGAAAGGGCTCGAGGACCACCCGAAGATGACGGCGACTGAACTGGATAGAGGTTGCCGGGACTGTCACAACGGTGAAGAATCATCCCggtgcgagcgtccttaacagaaaagccAACTTCGTCAAATTCCACAGTTACAAAATTATCACAAGAAAGATTACGAATGGAAACTAAGTTCTGAATTAGATGGGGAGAAACAATGACATTattaacagagagagagagagagaggtctagAGTTAGAGGTAAAAACTAGCGGAACCAATGTGAGAATAGGAAGACCAACACTGTTGCCGATGATGATGTGGGAGGGAGTGGATGTGGGATGGACGGAGGAGAGGTTACCCGGATGATCAAACATGTGTGCGGTGGCGCCGGAGTCCATGAACCAATCGCCACCGCCGGAGTAGGGGTGGCGGCTGCTGGAGTGCCGCTAGGAGCGCCGGGTCCCAAACACCGGGATAGGGCTGCTGGCCGTAGCCCGCGCCGTATGCAAGAGGGGCGCCGTAGGGGGACATGACGGGTGGGGCGGCGGGACCACCGTAGGCGCCGAAGGCGCCCGCTTGGGGCGCGACCAGGAGGGCCTGGTGTGTAGCCGGGCGGGGGGCGAGGATGCCCGGGGCGGGGGTCGTGGCACCGGCATGCTGTAAGCATGGACGACCCCCGTCCAGGGGTTGTAGCCGCCGACCCATGGCGGCAGGGGCTGCTGCCCACCGTAGCGGGGCTGCTGAGGTTGACCGTCGCCACCTTTGCCTCCTCCTTGGCGCTGACCACCGCGACCTCGGCGATGATTCCCGCCGTTCCCGCCGTTGCGCGGCGGTTGGGTGAGCTGCGGCACCGTGGGCGGCAAGGGCTGCTGCCCACCGTAGCGGGGCTGCTGAGGTTGACCGCCGCCACCTTTGCCTCCTCCTTGACGCTGACCACCGCGACCTCGACGACGATTCCCGCCGTTCCCGCCATTGCGCGACGGTTGGGTGGGCTGCGGGACCATGGGCGGCAGGGGCTGCTGCATGGGGGCCGGATGACGAGGCGCCGGTGGTGGTGTCAGAGCGCCGTGGGAGAGACCGGCGACGAGAGCGGTGTGAGCAGCGCGCGTACGGAGGTTCTTCATCCGCCGTTCCTCAAGACGAAGATAGGGTTGCCCATGAGAGTGAGGTTGGACGcagcgttgccgaagtcctcgttgaggccggcggtgagcgttGACAGGAGAAGCTCATCTTCCACCTTGAACCCTACGTcgttgagctcgtcggagagggtctTGAGGCGGAGACAAAAGGCGTCAATGGTGGAGTCGTTCTGATGACACCCAAAAAACTCTTGCTGCAAGAAAACAGTCCATTGGAGcttgttgtcggggaagaggcaaTTGATCTTGGTCCACACCGTGTAGGCATCATCCCCATCGCGAACGACGATGTGGAAGATGTCCGGGGAGACGATgaggaagaaccaccggatgagggTGGCGTCGATGGCCAGCCAGTTGGCGTCGCGGTTGCCGGCGAAGAAGTTGGTGAGGCCGTCCACATAATCACAAAGGTTGTACTCACGGAAGAGAAGATTGAAGTAGGTTTTTCAGGCATAGTAGTTCACAGAGGTGTCGGAGAGTGTGATGGGAATGTGATCGGAGAGAGGGATATTGCGGATGTCGGCCATGAAGGGCTCTTCGGGTTTAGATTCGTAGGAGGAGTCGAACGGGGTGCTGGGACGGGAGGAGGAGGACCTGGCCGACATGGCAGCGAGGCGTGGGAGGTGTGGCGACGCGGGTGGGAGAGGTggcggctcgggtgagggtggGGAGCGGGGTTAGATGGGGGGCAGCGGCTCAGGATAGATGGGGTTTACATGGAGGAAGACTTGGAGTAAACAAATACATGTGCTAAATACACATACTGAACACGGTGTTAACATTATTTTTCACCGATACTGAATGGAACTAGCAGAGTGATGCGCCTGAAACATTCTCTTATGCACCACAACTCCGCTCAATCACAAAGAGAGAAAAGGTAGTTCCACGCCTCTCTACGGTTCGAAAGCAGCTTACCAAAATCACACAACTTCTTCTTTCAGATGAAATCACACGGCTAGTTTCCTAGAGAAATTACATTGGAAATCATTGCTATAAAACAGCCTATCACCTAGCTAGAAATGGCCATCAAAAGAGTGAAAACTGGACAGCTGACACAAGGGTTGGCTGGCGTTGTGGGACACTTGTGCGCCAGGAAAAGCAAAAAATCATACATGGCGACACCGAGGCGGCTAAGCCAGGGGCGAAAACCAGTTCTGTGGAGCGAACACGGTGCAGGGCGTGACGGCGCCAGGCGCCCCACCGATCCCCGCCTTGCACCACATCCACGTCGGCGTGCCCGTGCCGGAGCGGGCGTCGCCTCCCTGGAGGAGCCTCACCTGAACCTCGAACTCCACGGCGCAGACTCTCTCCGCCGCCGCGATGCGGCCGCGCAGGTGCTCGGGCAGGTAAACGCCGTCGTCCCAGTCCCACGCCAGCTCGAACGGCACCCCGCGCGCCCCCTTCCGCGGCACACAGAAGTCGGGCGTGTGGCCCGACGCGACGGTGTAGCCGCCGTACGTCATCACTCCCACCCCGTGGTGGTGGCACCTCTCCGTAGCGCGGCGGTTGCTGGCGTGCAGGACGACGTCGAAGGACCGGGGGATGGACGTCGTCGCGGCCGCAGCCCCCACGCTGCTGTTACTCGGGATCGGCGTCAAGTGGACGGAGAACTCAGGTGGCAAATCGTAGGTGAAGTAGTAGCACACCGTCCCGATGGTGCAGATCAACATGGCGAATTCACAGATCACGGAGATGATGTAGCGGGGGCAGGTGAGCACCGCCGGCCTCTTGAAGCCGGCGTCGCCACCGCGAAGGACGGAGACGCCACGTCCAGGCTTCGCGGCTGGGTACAATGTTTGCTTGACCAAATTCAACAAGGCTCGCACAAGTCGGAAGAGAAGAGATGGCATGTTGCCGCGTACCGGTTGCAGATCTTCCCGGCGGCCGGTAGGGATCGTGCGCGTACTACGAATTTATTATTGTTTGCCTAGGGGCAGTAGGTCAAAATATATAAGATAAAGTTCGACGAGTTATCTGTTACTCTCtcaattcctaaatataagtctttttacaaaTTGCTATACGGATTACGTACgaagcaaaatgggtgaatctatactctaaaatctATATAAATATGTATGTAATCTGTATTAAAATGGAAAATGCTTTGTGAAGCCGAGCTTCATGGAGGCCTCTAAATGTAAAATTTAAAATTTGTAAAAAATCATATTATTCAcatttcaaaaaaatttaaaaaatatagaAATAGATGAAGGCATAGTGCACAAGCGTGTAAATTTTTAGTACCCAGTACGAAATACATTGAAATGAggttgtgcaaaaaagacaaatatgaggctttttaacacatgatactattcatcctttCAAACCATGAATTTATCTTTTTGTACGGGTCACATTTTAattatttcatcctgaaattttacacacatatgcCTCACATCCATGTTTGTCTGTGCAATTTTTTTTCAGATTATTTTTTAAACCAAAATTTTCGAATTCTAAAATTTTCAAAATTCGGCTTCCATGGAGGCCGAGAGCCACAACTCCATTCTTGTATTAAAATAtttaaaagggcttatatttagaaagAGAGGGACTGTTTTTTCTAAATACCCATgagttagggcatcttcaacgcttTTTTTAGAAAGCAGACTACTGCGCGGCAACTGAGACCCTTAATAGTGAGTTAGAAGTCAAGTTcaacacaaaaaataaataaatgacaaaGACAAAAGGGTTCTGAAGATGGGcatgttgaagtgtatatgtggattacCTATCCCTTTTAATAGTCCGGACTTTTGATTGCATTGgttagtgcatgaagcttaacatggtaccAGAGTCCAAGTCCTGGCTTCTCAATTTCTCCAAGAAAATTGTTGCCCCCCTCCCTCCCTTTTGTGCCCATGTATATgcctcttgagccatacctctGAGTCTGTCCACGTGTTGACTTCCCGCATCACATGAGAGGGAGTGTTCACATCGAGCAGGGGCTAGCTAGCCAGGTGCAAGTGAGAGCCCACAGACACATAGACGCACAGACGCACAACAAGAAGAATACATCACCTCCCAGGCGCGAGCGAGATGACGCAGCACCCAGCCGCACCAGACTGTAGAGGAAGAAGACCTGCCTGCCGGTGCCACCACAAACTCGGGGAAGACCATGAAGAACTTTTGCGGCACCTCTCACAACACACCTCTCAACTCCTCACAATAGAAGACAAAAGCACTCTAGCCCAACTCCTCCTCCTAGCATGAAGGGTAGAGGCTCGGTCGCGCAGGAGAGCGCACATCCGCTCAATGTGAGGTATGTCCCTTTTCGAGCTGAGAACCTTCCAAAGGTGCAAAAAGGAGATGAATATTTTAAGAATGTCAGTCGGGTGATGAAAAACAATCTCTCAAATAAGGCCTTGTTTCCAGACGTGCAAAGAGCCCAGGCCGCAGCCCCAAAACCCAACCAAGCTAGTCTACACTCTCTGCCTAGCAATTCCTGGGCGAGGAGAACGAAACCCCCAAAACTAGTCGGCGCTCAAGCATGATTAAACGCCTCTCTGAACACACTCCACACAAACTAAGCCATCAAGCAGCTGAAAAAGATGTGGTCGCAAGTCTCGTCGGCGCCACACAAATGTACTTCCCTTCACCGGGCCCGTTCCACTTAACAAGTAGATCACCACAAGTGATGCGATTACGCGCTGCTTGCCAAAGGAACACCTTAATCCTTGATGGGAGTTTAGATTTCCAAATGTCTTGGAAGTCACACACGACAAGATTGTTGGCGAAAAT is from Triticum aestivum cultivar Chinese Spring chromosome 3A, IWGSC CS RefSeq v2.1, whole genome shotgun sequence and encodes:
- the LOC123058454 gene encoding uncharacterized protein translates to MPSLLFRLVRALLNLVKQTLYPAAKPGRGVSVLRGGDAGFKRPAVLTCPRYIISVICEFAMLICTIGTVCYYFTYDLPPEFSVHLTPIPSNSSVGAAAATTSIPRSFDVVLHASNRRATERCHHHGVGVMTYGGYTVASGHTPDFCVPRKGARGVPFELAWDWDDGVYLPEHLRGRIAAAERVCAVEFEVQVRLLQGGDARSGTGTPTWMWCKAGIGGAPGAVTPCTVFAPQNWFSPLA